DNA from Primulina huaijiensis isolate GDHJ02 unplaced genomic scaffold, ASM1229523v2 scaffold38119, whole genome shotgun sequence:
AGGATATTCGTTTGGCAGGTTTTCATATTGCAATGGATGCGAGTGGTAAAGTTTCGAAAACCAGTGGAGAGATAAGCATGGTGGAGGGCCAGAAAAAAGAGAATGACTTGATCATTAACATCCCTGCAGATGAAGAGGATTCAAAATTTTCGATTCCCGATTCTTCGACGGatcaaaagtttaaaatttcaGCTGATTCACCTCATAgattatcaaatgattcagctTTGAGTGCTCGAAAGTCGGTCACATTAAGTTTCCCGTCTCCTGAAATTGTAAGGTTCGGTCCAAGCCCTAATAAGCCTCCCAAAATCCCACAAAGTGGGACTCTTACTCGTCGGATTTCCCTTTCAAGGCCGGTTTACTCAAAACCCAAATCTAGATTTGGTGAACAATCTGTGCCAATCGACAataaaattttcgaagaagatGAACCATTAGTGGATTCACGGGTGATGTCTAGTCGGGGTTCGCCAAACACTAAAGTGGACGTTAACAATTTAAGCTCTAGGACTGTGCCGATGACACCAAAGACACCATTGATGGCGTCCCCAGGAGGCTTTGAAGGAGTTGACAAGGATGAAGAAATATACAAGAAAGTAAGCAGCAGGAAGAAGCTAAAGTATAGGAAAGTGAAAACCAAGGTTCTGGTCGAGTGGTTCCTGTTTCTCTGTATTCTGGGGTGTTTAATTGCTAGCTTGATCGTGGATAAATTGCAACAGTGTATGGTTTGGGGTTTGCAAATTTGGAAGTGGTGTGTTCTTGTTTTGGTGACCTTCAGTGGTATGTTGGTCACTAAATTGTTGATGCATTTTGTCGTTTTGTTGATCGAGTTAAACTTTTTGCTGAAGAAGAAGGTGTTATATTTTGTTTACGGTCTAAAGAAGAGCGTTCAGTTCTGTGTTTGGCTCAGTGTTGTGCTCCTCACTTGGGTTTTTCTATTCCAAGAAGGGGCGGAGAGATCCCATAAAATCACCCGTATATTGGACTTCATCACTTGGACCATGACTTCGCTACTGATAGGGTCATTCATGTGGCTTCTTAAGACTTTGTTGCTGAAGATTTTGGCATCTTCATTCCACGTGAACACATTCTTTGACAGGATTCAAGAATCAATGTTTCATCAGTACATTTTATTCACGCTATCTGGGCCACCAGTTATGGAGTCGGAAGCAATGTTGGGTCGAACAAACAGTAATGTAACTCAATTCAGTTTTCGGGTTTCGAAGAAGGGGAAGGatggaaaagaaaagaaagaaaaagagaaagaagTAATTGATATGAGTAAACTCCATCAGATGAAACAAGAAAAGGTCTCGGCATGGACCGTAAAAATGTTGGTCGATATGATATCTAATTCAGGGCTGACCACTCTTTCAAATGTAATCGACGAGAGTGCTTATGGAGGTAATGAACAGACAGATAAGGAGATAACCAATGAGGAGGAGGCAATTGCTGCTGCCTATTACATTTTCTTGAATGTAGCTCCACCTGGATCCAAGTGAGCAAATCTATCTtttgaaattaaagaaaatggtttgAAGAATCGATGTCTATTTCGTGACATTTTTTCAGTATTGTTTTACGTTTTAAATGATCAGGTACATAGATGAACTGGATCTTGGGAGATTCATGATTAAAGAAGAGGTCGATGTTGTATTTCCAATGATTGATGTGGCTGAGACTGGGAAAATCGACAGAAAAGTTTTAACTGAATGGGTGGTAAGTCTGGCCTTTTCTCAGCTCCGCTGAATTTGTGATAATGAGTTTTTAGCCTCATCTCGTAGAATTATTGGAAGAACTTTCTTTGTGAAAAGTACAATTCATTATTTGTGAAGCAATTGTCAGTAGTTATATGATGGTTTAATCTCTTGAAAATTGAAAACTTCTTTCAATACTCACATTTATGGTCGCGCAGGTGAAGGTTTATAAAGGCCGCAAAGCTCTAGCTCATGCTTTAAACGACACGAAAACCGCTGTAAAGCAATTGAACAAAATTGTTACGGGGATTCTTATTATCATTATGATAGTAGTATGGCTTCTCTTGGTGGGAATAGCAACAACCAAAGTGCTCGTTTTTCTCTCATCGCAGCTTGTTCTTGCAGCCTTCATGTTTGGAAACACTTGCAAGACCATTTTCGAAGctattatttttgtatttgtgATGCATCCTTTTGATGTAGGCGACCGATGTGTCATAGATGGCGTTCAGGTAACTTTCCCGAGTTGgtcaaatcatttttttgttctagTATTATCtctaattgattttttttttaattttttccttgaaattgtCTGCAGATGATTGTAGAAGAGATGAATATCTTGACAACCGTATTTCTTAAATTTGATAAAGAAAAGATATTCTATCCGAACTCTGTCTTGGCTACCAAACCAATTAGTAATTTCTACAGAAGCCCTGATATGGGCGATCAACTCGATTTCTCCATTGATTTCAAGACGCCCGTTGAGAAGATAGGCGCATTGAAAGATAAAATGAAATGGTGACCATCCTATATCCTCTTGTAATGTTTCAGTGGCGTTAAAATTATTTGTGTTTTTACTGTCGTATCATGAATGACTGACTAGGTACATTGAGAAAAATCCCCAGCTTTGGCATCCTAACCACAGTGTGATAGTGAAGGAGATCGAGGACGTGAATAAGTTAAAGATGGCTCTGATATTTAATCATACAATGAACTTTCAAGATTTTGGCGAGAAGAACAAACGGAAAAGCGAAATTGTCTTGGAGATGAAGAGAATCTTCGAAGAGCTGTCTATCGGATACTATCTTCTTCCCCAAGAAGTTCATCTTATCGAGTCAAAAAATAGCAACTAGACCAGAAATGAGCCAATGATCTTGGATGCGTTGTTTACAAGTTCACATTACCAATCTTTGTCATCTGAAGTTGATATTTATCTTTGTCATCTCTCTCTCAAGGGAAAGTTGAAAATATCACAACTCATGTTGGATTTAAGAGAGTTTGGTTAAATCAAACCAGT
Protein-coding regions in this window:
- the LOC140968847 gene encoding mechanosensitive ion channel protein 10-like translates to MDASGKVSKTSGEISMVEGQKKENDLIINIPADEEDSKFSIPDSSTDQKFKISADSPHRLSNDSALSARKSVTLSFPSPEIVRFGPSPNKPPKIPQSGTLTRRISLSRPVYSKPKSRFGEQSVPIDNKIFEEDEPLVDSRVMSSRGSPNTKVDVNNLSSRTVPMTPKTPLMASPGGFEGVDKDEEIYKKVSSRKKLKYRKVKTKVLVEWFLFLCILGCLIASLIVDKLQQCMVWGLQIWKWCVLVLVTFSGMLVTKLLMHFVVLLIELNFLLKKKVLYFVYGLKKSVQFCVWLSVVLLTWVFLFQEGAERSHKITRILDFITWTMTSLLIGSFMWLLKTLLLKILASSFHVNTFFDRIQESMFHQYILFTLSGPPVMESEAMLGRTNSNVTQFSFRVSKKGKDGKEKKEKEKEVIDMSKLHQMKQEKVSAWTVKMLVDMISNSGLTTLSNVIDESAYGGNEQTDKEITNEEEAIAAAYYIFLNVAPPGSKYIDELDLGRFMIKEEVDVVFPMIDVAETGKIDRKVLTEWVVKVYKGRKALAHALNDTKTAVKQLNKIVTGILIIIMIVVWLLLVGIATTKVLVFLSSQLVLAAFMFGNTCKTIFEAIIFVFVMHPFDVGDRCVIDGVQMIVEEMNILTTVFLKFDKEKIFYPNSVLATKPISNFYRSPDMGDQLDFSIDFKTPVEKIGALKDKMKWYIEKNPQLWHPNHSVIVKEIEDVNKLKMALIFNHTMNFQDFGEKNKRKSEIVLEMKRIFEELSIGYYLLPQEVHLIESKNSN